In the Caenorhabditis elegans chromosome X genome, one interval contains:
- the vang-1 gene encoding Vang-like protein (Confirmed by transcript evidence), whose protein sequence is MSYQDNRKLPKDTRSCVGGFRYEGHKKQLRPRYAQSEIGEPFIPRFSAIASEGQKIAPPNEDWADNTTVLTGMTTDSFTMEEKVIYTPPIGRVIGRRCSRFVWLLASSLLCIISVVSAPIMCSLPIIAPRFGFSMPAIQCDVDCEGLLFLMAIKTIFLVIAIGVLYWRKAMADMPRLYFVRAALTFLVMFILFAFWLFYIVRIMFERYDNYKYIVSYSTSLLDALLWTHYLSVVLLELRRLRAQFIVTIVRDPDGEMHTLNIGAGSIQEAATEILRFYTTRFSSFNIHLDNARQTAVAKQSGMQGGTAGFKMYNIEQFGGQETVSEVNTRALMEAAARRRIGGYAEVMQEELDFEKRLKKRKYRLIAAAEDAFSHVQNTAESGTNQKPGINNQMDSLTAAQNVFTWIVRPLTKYLKTTRLQSRHPSGEVTRHIERCLTLKLSHRTFLQRFFSDRIPQREIVGESKWSVICDEAVSSGVQHGTYLVLKSHNPDIDCGVQLVCTISSIPFFNLTEQAKPGNEKFSLKISNESAV, encoded by the exons ATGTCGTATCAAGATAACAGGAAACTTCCGAAAGACACGAGGAGTTGCGTTGGAGGTTTTCGGTATGAAGGACACAAGAAGCAACTACGACCAAGATATGCACAATCTGAAATTGGCGAGCCATTTATACCGAGGTTTTCTGCAATTGCTAGTGAG GGCCAGAAGATTGCACCACCTAACGAAGACTGGGCAGACAACACCACCGTGCTCACTGGAATGACGACGGATTCTTTCACAATGGAAGAAAAAGTGATTTATACCCCACCAATTGGACGTGTCATAGGAAGACG GTGCTCTAGGTTTGTCTGGCTGTTGGCCTCGTCGTTACTTTGCATTATATCGGTGGTCAGTGCGCCGATAATGTGTTCATTGCCTATAATCGCACCACGTTTCGGCTTCAGCATGCCGGCAATTCAATGTGAC GTCGATTGTGAAGGACTCCTGTTTTTAATGGCAATCAAAACAATCTTTTTGGTAATTGCAATTGGAGTTCTTTATTGGAGGAAAGCCATGGCAGACATGCCCAGGTTGTACTTTGTACGAGCTGCGCTTACATTTTTAGTCATGTTTATCCTGTTCGCGTTTTGGCTCTTTTACATTGTCAGGATAATGTTTGAAAGATACGACAACTACAAGTACAtc GTTTCCTATTCCACATCACTGCTCGACGCTCTTCTATGGACACATTATCTCTCTGTTGTGCTCCTCGAGCTTCGTCGTCTACGTGCCCAATTCATTGTAACTATTGTTCGCGATCCAGACGGTGAAATGCATACATTGAACATTGGCGCTGGCTCAATTCAAGAAGCTGCCACCGAGATTCTTCGTTTCTACACAACTCGATTCTCCTCGTTCAACATTCACCTTGACAACGCCAGACAGACGGCGGTTGCAAAGCAGTCTGGAATGCAAGGAGGCACCGCAGGCTTCAAGATGTACAATATCGAGCAATTTGGAGGGCAGGAAACTGTTAGTGAAGTCAACACGCGGGCTTTGATGGAAGCCGCGGCGAGAAGAAGGATTGGTGGATATGCTGAAGTGATGCAGGAAGaacttgattttgaaaaacggttAAAGAAGAGAAA GTATCGCCTAATTGCCGCCGCCGAAGACGCATTCTCCCATGTTCAGAACACTGCCGAGTCCGGAACGAACCAAAAGCCTGGAATTAACAACCAGATGGACTCACTGACCGCTGCTCAAAACGTATTCACATGGATTGTCCGGCCGCTCaccaaatatttaaaaactactcGTCTTCAGTCAAGACATCCTTCAGGAGAAGTTACGAGGCACATTGAAAg atgccTAACACTCAAGTTGTCTCATCGAACATTTCTCCAACGCTTCTTCAGTGACCGTATTCCCCAACGGGAAATTGTCGGGGAATCGAAATGGTCGGTAATTTGCGACGAGGCGGTGAGCTCTGGAGTTCAACACGGAACGTATCTAGTGCTCAAATCGCACAACCCa GATATCGACTGCGGAGTTCAACTTGTTTGCACCATCTCGAGTATTCCGTTCTTCAATTTGACCGAGCAAGCCAAACCTggaaatgaaaagttttccttaaaaattagCAATGAGTCGGCAGTTTGA
- the vang-1 gene encoding Vang-like protein (Confirmed by transcript evidence), whose translation MSYQDNRKLPKDTRSCVGGFRYEGHKKQLRPRYAQSEIGEPFIPRFSAIASEGQKIAPPNEDWADNTTVLTGMTTDSFTMEEKVIYTPPIGRVIGRRFVWLLASSLLCIISVVSAPIMCSLPIIAPRFGFSMPAIQCDVDCEGLLFLMAIKTIFLVIAIGVLYWRKAMADMPRLYFVRAALTFLVMFILFAFWLFYIVRIMFERYDNYKYIVSYSTSLLDALLWTHYLSVVLLELRRLRAQFIVTIVRDPDGEMHTLNIGAGSIQEAATEILRFYTTRFSSFNIHLDNARQTAVAKQSGMQGGTAGFKMYNIEQFGGQETVSEVNTRALMEAAARRRIGGYAEVMQEELDFEKRLKKRKYRLIAAAEDAFSHVQNTAESGTNQKPGINNQMDSLTAAQNVFTWIVRPLTKYLKTTRLQSRHPSGEVTRHIERCLTLKLSHRTFLQRFFSDRIPQREIVGESKWSVICDEAVSSGVQHGTYLVLKSHNPDIDCGVQLVCTISSIPFFNLTEQAKPGNEKFSLKISNESAV comes from the exons ATGTCGTATCAAGATAACAGGAAACTTCCGAAAGACACGAGGAGTTGCGTTGGAGGTTTTCGGTATGAAGGACACAAGAAGCAACTACGACCAAGATATGCACAATCTGAAATTGGCGAGCCATTTATACCGAGGTTTTCTGCAATTGCTAGTGAG GGCCAGAAGATTGCACCACCTAACGAAGACTGGGCAGACAACACCACCGTGCTCACTGGAATGACGACGGATTCTTTCACAATGGAAGAAAAAGTGATTTATACCCCACCAATTGGACGTGTCATAGGAAGACG GTTTGTCTGGCTGTTGGCCTCGTCGTTACTTTGCATTATATCGGTGGTCAGTGCGCCGATAATGTGTTCATTGCCTATAATCGCACCACGTTTCGGCTTCAGCATGCCGGCAATTCAATGTGAC GTCGATTGTGAAGGACTCCTGTTTTTAATGGCAATCAAAACAATCTTTTTGGTAATTGCAATTGGAGTTCTTTATTGGAGGAAAGCCATGGCAGACATGCCCAGGTTGTACTTTGTACGAGCTGCGCTTACATTTTTAGTCATGTTTATCCTGTTCGCGTTTTGGCTCTTTTACATTGTCAGGATAATGTTTGAAAGATACGACAACTACAAGTACAtc GTTTCCTATTCCACATCACTGCTCGACGCTCTTCTATGGACACATTATCTCTCTGTTGTGCTCCTCGAGCTTCGTCGTCTACGTGCCCAATTCATTGTAACTATTGTTCGCGATCCAGACGGTGAAATGCATACATTGAACATTGGCGCTGGCTCAATTCAAGAAGCTGCCACCGAGATTCTTCGTTTCTACACAACTCGATTCTCCTCGTTCAACATTCACCTTGACAACGCCAGACAGACGGCGGTTGCAAAGCAGTCTGGAATGCAAGGAGGCACCGCAGGCTTCAAGATGTACAATATCGAGCAATTTGGAGGGCAGGAAACTGTTAGTGAAGTCAACACGCGGGCTTTGATGGAAGCCGCGGCGAGAAGAAGGATTGGTGGATATGCTGAAGTGATGCAGGAAGaacttgattttgaaaaacggttAAAGAAGAGAAA GTATCGCCTAATTGCCGCCGCCGAAGACGCATTCTCCCATGTTCAGAACACTGCCGAGTCCGGAACGAACCAAAAGCCTGGAATTAACAACCAGATGGACTCACTGACCGCTGCTCAAAACGTATTCACATGGATTGTCCGGCCGCTCaccaaatatttaaaaactactcGTCTTCAGTCAAGACATCCTTCAGGAGAAGTTACGAGGCACATTGAAAg atgccTAACACTCAAGTTGTCTCATCGAACATTTCTCCAACGCTTCTTCAGTGACCGTATTCCCCAACGGGAAATTGTCGGGGAATCGAAATGGTCGGTAATTTGCGACGAGGCGGTGAGCTCTGGAGTTCAACACGGAACGTATCTAGTGCTCAAATCGCACAACCCa GATATCGACTGCGGAGTTCAACTTGTTTGCACCATCTCGAGTATTCCGTTCTTCAATTTGACCGAGCAAGCCAAACCTggaaatgaaaagttttccttaaaaattagCAATGAGTCGGCAGTTTGA
- the B0410.3 gene encoding Neuropeptide-Like Protein (Confirmed by transcript evidence), with translation MFAQILRQIIFFNLIVTIVSSMSLLDAYRSEKLTRRRIGMQNTDFRPILHLRGEDDWQKQINDNFSPNQFMDENGIVYDMDPTINDRISTFFNSQRITSSRFGRKKRSLMFPRLFV, from the exons ATGTTCGCGCAGATACTCCGTCAGATTATTTTCTTCAATCTAATTGTCACAATCGTCTCGTCAATGAGTCTTCTCGATGCCTACAGATCTGAGAAATTGACGCGACGTCGGATAGGAATGCAAAACACTGATTTCCGTCCGATTCTTCATTTGCGCGGAGAAGATGATTGG caaaaacaaATCAATGACAACTTCTCGCCCAACCAGTTCATGGATGAGAACGGTATTGTATATGATATGGATCCCACGATCAACGACAGAATTTCCACGTTTTTCAATAGTCAGAGAATCACCAGCAGTAGATTTGGAAGGAAGAAGAGAAGCTTGATGTTCCCGAGACTTTTTGTGTAA
- the F52B10.3 gene encoding G_PROTEIN_RECEP_F1_2 domain-containing protein (Confirmed by transcript evidence), which yields MVLQQVASDAKQFRFFGDSYGSINKQTWGPPECDFYCTMWLVGVTIVAVVSFAILTLVLLKKSTKKTK from the coding sequence ATGGTATTACAACAAGTGGCGTCGGATGCAAAACAATTCCGATTCTTTGGCGACTCTTACGGATCAATTAATAAGCAAACATGGGGACCTCCGGAGTGTGATTTCTACTGTACAATGTGGCTCGTCGGTGTAACCATTGTCGCTGTCGTTTCATTTGCAATTTTGACCCtagttttgctgaaaaaatccaccaaaaaaactaagtag
- the F52B10.3 gene encoding GPS domain-containing protein (Confirmed by transcript evidence) produces the protein MQAGPFRKSSKNAVTYISHDSRRKVTSSGYRPYFPTSSLMPHFPMAVLLKNDARNLIRWVEKCALTPECWKCDTSSGVTEDCTWMVLQQVASDAKQFRFFGDSYGSINKQTWGPPECDFYCTMWLVGVTIVAVVSFAILTLVLLKKSTKKTK, from the exons ATGCAAGCGGGTCCGTTTAGAAAGTCCTCCAAGAATGCTGTCACATATATTTCACATGATAGTCGTCGAAAAGTCACGTCTTCTG GCTATCGTCCGTACTTCCCCACCAGTTCATTGATGCCTCACTTCCCGATGGCCGTGCTACTGAAGAATGATGCTAGAAATCTGATCAGATG GGTGGAAAAGTGTGCGTTGACACCCGAATGCTGGAAATGTGATACATCATCAGGCGTGACCGAAGATTGCACATGGATGGTATTACAACAAGTGGCGTCGGATGCAAAACAATTCCGATTCTTTGGCGACTCTTACGGATCAATTAATAAGCAAACATGGGGACCTCCGGAGTGTGATTTCTACTGTACAATGTGGCTCGTCGGTGTAACCATTGTCGCTGTCGTTTCATTTGCAATTTTGACCCtagttttgctgaaaaaatccaccaaaaaaactaagtag
- the B0410.1 gene encoding Nodule Cysteine-Rich (NCR) secreted peptide (Partially confirmed by transcript evidence) produces MHEKCANGPISTGGDCVKEHLCIANTVIFLNVFYNRNKNLVTNFMIKCPRMRSFDVGLFFLIVSSCCHFHYKMHIPCK; encoded by the coding sequence ATGCACGAGAAGTGCGCCAACGGACCGATTTCCACTGGAGGAGACTGTGTCAAGGAGCATTTATGTATAGCAAAtacggtaatttttttgaatgtcttctataatagaaacaaaaatcttgttacaaattttatgattaaatGTCCCAGAATGCGTTCCTTCGATGTAggcctattttttttaatcgtttcCAGTTGTTGTcattttcattataaaatgCATATTCCatgtaaataa